A window from uncultured Desulfobacter sp. encodes these proteins:
- a CDS encoding sigma-54 dependent transcriptional regulator codes for MNKTILVIDDDPSLRRVTEYNLTSSGFHVLTADSGQAGLDIFETREPDLVVSDVKLGDISGLDVLETIKKISPDIPVIIITAFGSIEMAVKAMNNGAFNFIAKPFDRETLIRSCEKALELRGLRSRTRMLTHEVNRLTGTEGIVSASSVMKELLDTASRAAGSEATVLISGESGTGKEVLARLIHQNSPRNNGPMAAVNCAAIPATLLESELFGHVRGAFTGAVKDRKGHFMTASGGTLFLDEIGDLAMDVQVKLLRAIQERQIQPVGAEKSQDVDIRIIAATNLDLQERILREEFRKDLFYRLSVIPLFIPPCGNVPKIFQLWPLIF; via the coding sequence ATGAATAAGACCATTTTGGTTATTGATGATGATCCAAGTCTCAGGCGGGTGACCGAATACAACCTGACCTCCAGCGGCTTTCATGTGTTGACGGCGGATTCGGGTCAAGCGGGCTTAGACATTTTTGAAACCCGGGAGCCGGATCTTGTGGTGTCCGACGTCAAACTCGGCGATATCAGCGGTCTGGACGTATTGGAAACAATAAAGAAGATCTCACCGGATATACCGGTGATCATCATCACCGCCTTTGGTTCAATTGAGATGGCCGTTAAAGCCATGAATAACGGTGCTTTCAATTTTATTGCCAAACCCTTTGACAGGGAAACCCTGATTCGATCCTGCGAAAAGGCCCTGGAGCTCAGGGGGCTTCGTTCAAGAACCCGGATGCTGACCCATGAGGTGAACCGGCTTACCGGCACCGAAGGCATCGTATCTGCCAGTTCAGTGATGAAAGAATTATTGGACACCGCCTCCCGTGCCGCAGGCAGCGAGGCCACTGTACTCATTTCAGGAGAATCGGGTACGGGCAAAGAGGTGCTGGCAAGGCTGATTCATCAGAACAGTCCGAGAAATAATGGTCCGATGGCCGCCGTCAATTGTGCGGCAATTCCAGCCACGTTGCTGGAATCCGAGTTGTTCGGCCATGTCCGGGGGGCCTTTACCGGTGCGGTAAAGGACCGGAAAGGGCATTTTATGACCGCATCCGGGGGGACGCTGTTTTTAGATGAAATCGGGGATTTGGCCATGGATGTCCAGGTGAAACTGCTCAGGGCAATTCAGGAACGCCAGATCCAGCCGGTTGGTGCGGAAAAAAGCCAGGATGTGGACATTCGAATCATCGCAGCGACCAATCTGGATCTCCAGGAACGGATTTTACGAGAAGAATTCAGAAAAGATCTGTTTTATCGGCTCAGCGTGATCCCTTTGTTCATCCCCCCTTGCGGGAACGTCCCGAAGATATTCCAGCTTTGGCCGCTCATTTTTTAA
- a CDS encoding helix-turn-helix domain-containing protein, with the protein MAAHFLKKFNAPADVKFYEDALDVMKSYTWPGNIREMQNIVERCMILRKGSVIHMDDLDLSGKDTLPDGLNPVIPDEGISLEEVEKAYVLNALKKADQNRSKAARLLKIPRHILLYRLEKYGLTSNS; encoded by the coding sequence TTGGCCGCTCATTTTTTAAAAAAATTCAACGCCCCTGCAGATGTTAAATTTTACGAAGATGCCCTTGATGTCATGAAGTCTTACACCTGGCCCGGTAATATCAGGGAGATGCAAAATATTGTGGAGCGGTGCATGATTCTAAGAAAAGGCTCCGTTATTCACATGGACGACCTGGATCTGTCCGGAAAAGATACGTTACCGGACGGATTAAATCCTGTGATACCGGACGAGGGTATTTCTCTGGAAGAGGTTGAAAAAGCATATGTACTAAACGCACTTAAAAAGGCAGACCAGAATCGTTCAAAAGCTGCCCGGCTGCTGAAAATTCCCAGACACATATTGCTTTACCGTCTGGAAAAATACGGATTAACCTCAAATTCATAA
- a CDS encoding TolC family protein, giving the protein MWASDHRAQAQFEAPGISHSATLFDLIAVARDQNTAIKAARAAWKADLENVRIAGALPDPQASVTWFPAPIETRLGPHDWNAMISQQIPFPKKLTTKRQIAGIEVSVAQLKTDEVFRKVVADVKTAFYELLYIRKARQIAEKNMALLSQFQRWPKAPMARTGPYLPKW; this is encoded by the coding sequence TTGTGGGCGTCTGATCATCGGGCCCAGGCGCAATTTGAAGCGCCTGGGATTTCGCACAGTGCAACTCTTTTTGATCTGATTGCAGTTGCCCGGGATCAGAACACGGCCATTAAAGCTGCCCGGGCAGCCTGGAAAGCTGATCTTGAAAATGTTCGGATAGCAGGCGCACTTCCTGATCCCCAGGCGTCAGTCACCTGGTTTCCCGCACCCATTGAAACCCGTCTGGGGCCCCATGACTGGAATGCCATGATCTCCCAGCAGATTCCATTTCCCAAAAAGCTGACCACGAAAAGACAGATCGCGGGTATAGAGGTTTCTGTGGCCCAGCTTAAAACAGATGAAGTTTTTCGCAAGGTTGTGGCCGATGTCAAAACCGCGTTTTACGAACTGCTCTACATCAGGAAAGCCAGACAAATTGCAGAAAAAAATATGGCCCTGTTAAGTCAGTTCCAGAGATGGCCCAAAGCACCTATGGCCAGAACAGGGCCGTATTTGCCGAAGTGGTGA
- a CDS encoding TolC family protein has translation MINQTQTRIRTLYYKARNAIRQEELYQKDLLPQALRALDVSETWFREGQGPFSDILESQAAVYNFQLSLARAQSDRGKYLAEIEPLIGAAMSEINPMDFENVDPDRTGTESKEAAQ, from the coding sequence ATGATCAACCAGACCCAAACCCGTATCCGCACACTTTATTACAAGGCCAGAAACGCAATTCGCCAGGAGGAATTGTACCAAAAAGATCTGCTTCCCCAGGCATTGAGGGCCCTTGACGTGTCGGAAACATGGTTCAGGGAAGGGCAGGGGCCTTTCAGCGATATCCTCGAAAGCCAGGCCGCCGTCTACAACTTCCAATTATCCCTGGCCAGGGCACAGTCCGACAGGGGTAAATACTTGGCTGAAATTGAACCGCTGATCGGGGCCGCCATGTCAGAGATTAATCCAATGGATTTTGAGAATGTTGATCCCGACAGAACCGGGACTGAGAGCAAGGAGGCTGCACAATGA
- a CDS encoding TolC family protein — protein sequence MKYAYSMGMVLLLLFTANLGYCKYKELATEWDNWSPPAYSDNGDVKQHQESEDGQQHKCKSPRQTHPSQSGHQIWNANVSQLLNQGQFIQPAANFEQQALWTIDSAQNEIQAVLSPQAIECISLARNPKILAAKAAFQAELEGFGQVADLNAVLSRYTAFTQGIMTGVGPMNQAAGMSKTFPFPGQNSLKTRVIMENAAVAALDYHIKVKETVTSIKKSYWDLALIHEKLNILGETLRLYEHLHDTASTMYEIGKTSYQDVIQISIKTKILNNQIITLKHDKKAAQIKMLTLLDLPDTSRVGRPATGSPKLNLPKADLLIDRALAQRQEILKMGHAIQKMELMIEMSEKMVLPSRDMGLSNNNMDQINTTGTWAKKAAFTDQGPSAYMGAGKPKNPWYGTTSSWLSQTRKKLTALRHQRQNLVLETRSAVQSGWVRLDNAVRTFRLYADEIVDMSSSALDVSTKEYESGRISFAQTAAAYDSWLNARLSRANAAKDAGVFRSDLEKTVGFTF from the coding sequence ATGAAATACGCCTATTCCATGGGTATGGTGCTGCTCCTGCTTTTTACCGCAAATTTAGGCTATTGCAAATACAAGGAACTGGCCACCGAGTGGGACAATTGGTCTCCGCCTGCCTATTCTGACAATGGTGACGTTAAACAGCACCAAGAAAGTGAGGACGGCCAACAGCATAAGTGCAAATCACCGAGACAGACCCATCCGTCACAATCCGGTCACCAAATTTGGAACGCCAACGTCTCCCAGCTCCTAAATCAGGGGCAGTTTATTCAGCCCGCAGCAAATTTCGAACAACAAGCCCTGTGGACGATTGATTCAGCCCAGAATGAGATTCAGGCGGTTCTATCTCCCCAGGCGATCGAATGCATCAGTCTTGCCCGCAACCCAAAAATCCTTGCAGCCAAAGCCGCCTTTCAGGCAGAGCTGGAAGGGTTTGGCCAGGTGGCGGATCTTAATGCCGTTCTCAGCCGCTACACCGCGTTTACCCAGGGCATCATGACAGGCGTCGGCCCCATGAATCAGGCGGCAGGTATGTCCAAAACCTTTCCGTTTCCCGGGCAAAATTCCCTGAAAACCAGGGTAATCATGGAAAATGCAGCCGTCGCGGCCCTGGATTACCATATCAAAGTCAAAGAGACCGTCACGTCGATCAAAAAGAGCTATTGGGATCTGGCCCTGATCCATGAAAAGCTAAATATCCTGGGAGAAACCCTTCGGCTATACGAACATCTTCACGATACGGCATCCACCATGTATGAGATCGGAAAAACCAGTTACCAGGATGTGATTCAGATTTCCATAAAAACCAAGATACTCAACAACCAGATTATCACCCTGAAACACGACAAAAAGGCGGCACAAATAAAAATGCTGACCCTTTTGGATCTTCCGGACACGAGCAGGGTAGGGCGTCCGGCCACAGGTTCGCCTAAATTGAACCTGCCCAAAGCCGACCTTCTCATTGACCGGGCCCTGGCGCAGCGTCAGGAGATCCTGAAAATGGGCCACGCCATTCAAAAGATGGAACTGATGATTGAGATGTCAGAAAAGATGGTTCTGCCGTCCCGGGATATGGGGTTGTCAAACAACAATATGGATCAGATCAACACCACAGGCACCTGGGCCAAAAAAGCGGCATTTACCGACCAGGGACCGTCGGCATACATGGGGGCGGGAAAACCCAAAAATCCATGGTACGGCACCACATCTTCCTGGCTCTCCCAGACCCGGAAAAAACTTACCGCATTGCGGCACCAGCGCCAAAACCTTGTGCTTGAAACCCGTTCTGCAGTTCAGTCCGGCTGGGTCCGCCTGGACAATGCCGTCCGAACCTTTCGGCTCTATGCCGATGAAATTGTTGATATGTCATCTTCGGCTCTGGATGTCTCCACAAAGGAATATGAATCCGGACGCATTTCCTTTGCCCAGACTGCCGCAGCCTATGACAGCTGGCTTAATGCCAGACTTTCACGGGCCAATGCCGCCAAAGATGCCGGCGTATTTCGTTCAGACCTAGAAAAAACAGTCGGATTCACATTCTAA
- a CDS encoding efflux RND transporter periplasmic adaptor subunit produces the protein MIPSIKKLPILPIILTALITAALVAGGLHLAGFQDSQKITAQTDPDHDHEGETGLWTCGMHPMVITKEPGLCPICNMELIPKRDTPEDKGSSEREIVYWKAQMDPMEIYNAPGKSKMGMDLVPVYKDEIIGGVDVSIDPVTVQNMGLRTQVAKNSPLVSTIRTYGHITPDETRTAEISPKVNGWIETLYVDYTGSQVQKGDPLLEIYSPELLSAQEEYLSLFRRLGNRGGRENEMLESARLRLQYFDVGTEEINALEASGKVKKTVLIRSPFTGVVTFKSAVQGSFVKSGTKLFTIADLSKTWVEAHIYEYELDRIKTGQDVTMVLPYLPGETYEGKVTFIYPYLQPKTRDIIIRLEFENPDLKLKPEMYGDVMIHTRDPGEGLVVPAESIIRSGERNLVFVTRETGKFTPRVVKLGRYLDDNQIHILEGLAPGDRVVRSGQFLLDSESKLQEAIKKMMNPDPVTPDPEPDKDDGFFDDMTPDKTDDFF, from the coding sequence ATGATCCCATCCATAAAAAAGTTACCCATACTACCAATTATCCTCACCGCCCTGATCACCGCTGCCCTGGTGGCAGGCGGTTTGCACCTTGCAGGATTTCAAGATTCCCAAAAGATTACAGCGCAGACAGATCCGGATCACGACCATGAAGGCGAAACAGGCCTTTGGACCTGCGGCATGCACCCCATGGTGATCACCAAAGAGCCGGGGCTTTGCCCCATCTGCAATATGGAGTTGATCCCAAAACGGGATACCCCCGAAGACAAAGGATCATCTGAAAGGGAAATCGTCTATTGGAAGGCCCAAATGGATCCCATGGAGATCTACAATGCGCCGGGTAAAAGTAAGATGGGCATGGATCTTGTTCCGGTGTACAAGGATGAGATTATCGGCGGTGTCGATGTTTCCATTGATCCGGTAACGGTTCAGAATATGGGGTTAAGAACCCAGGTCGCTAAAAATTCGCCTCTGGTCAGCACCATTCGGACCTACGGACATATCACACCCGATGAGACCCGGACTGCCGAGATCAGCCCCAAAGTCAACGGATGGATCGAAACCCTTTATGTGGATTATACCGGCAGCCAGGTTCAAAAAGGCGATCCCCTGCTGGAAATTTATTCCCCGGAACTGCTTTCAGCCCAGGAGGAGTATCTTTCTCTTTTCAGGCGCCTGGGCAATCGGGGAGGCAGAGAAAATGAAATGCTCGAGTCCGCGCGTCTTCGTCTCCAGTACTTTGATGTGGGTACCGAAGAGATCAATGCGCTGGAAGCCAGTGGCAAAGTTAAAAAAACGGTGCTGATCCGTTCGCCTTTTACAGGCGTGGTGACATTCAAAAGCGCGGTTCAGGGCAGTTTTGTAAAATCCGGAACCAAACTATTCACCATTGCCGATCTTTCAAAAACCTGGGTGGAGGCCCATATTTACGAATATGAACTGGACCGGATCAAAACAGGCCAGGATGTTACCATGGTCCTTCCCTATCTTCCCGGGGAAACATATGAGGGAAAGGTGACCTTTATCTATCCTTATCTTCAGCCTAAAACCCGGGACATTATCATCCGCCTGGAATTTGAAAACCCGGATCTCAAGTTAAAGCCCGAAATGTACGGGGATGTCATGATCCATACCAGAGACCCGGGAGAAGGTCTTGTCGTACCTGCCGAATCTATTATCAGATCCGGGGAGCGCAATCTGGTATTTGTCACCCGGGAAACAGGTAAATTTACGCCCAGAGTCGTAAAGCTTGGCCGGTATCTGGATGATAACCAGATCCATATCCTTGAAGGCCTTGCCCCGGGAGACCGGGTGGTCAGGTCAGGCCAGTTTTTACTGGATTCAGAATCCAAACTGCAGGAGGCCATTAAAAAGATGATGAACCCGGATCCTGTGACACCCGATCCGGAACCGGATAAGGATGACGGTTTTTTTGATGATATGACACCGGATAAGACAGATGATTTTTTCTGA
- a CDS encoding CHC2 zinc finger domain-containing protein has protein sequence MAHRFSSRELFELRNNIPVDMLIRDHLQIPSKIRDGYFRFLCPLCNEFQTAVNSTTNLARCFRCEKNFNTIDLVMKIKGYGFRDSVLFLKQINTAHQVPASKIAALVAAIGKPMPGGQ, from the coding sequence ATGGCGCACAGGTTTTCATCACGGGAATTATTTGAACTGAGGAACAATATCCCTGTGGATATGCTGATCAGGGATCATTTACAGATTCCATCTAAAATCAGGGATGGCTATTTCCGTTTTCTATGCCCTCTGTGCAATGAATTTCAAACGGCTGTAAATTCAACCACGAACCTGGCCAGGTGCTTCCGGTGCGAAAAAAACTTTAACACCATCGACCTTGTCATGAAAATCAAGGGATATGGATTCCGGGACAGCGTCCTGTTTTTGAAGCAGATAAATACTGCCCACCAGGTTCCGGCATCAAAGATAGCTGCCTTGGTCGCTGCAATCGGCAAACCCATGCCGGGAGGGCAATGA
- a CDS encoding DNA methylase → MKRLAKLETLIARNQECFSKIGKALKEIRDNRLYKQALFESFETYTRARWDMGKSHAYRLIKFYEVIYNLSPIGDRLPANESQARPLTQLDSIEQRQLWKEIIESGMELTARNIKKFIDSRKTASVTKPDLTDQISNEYMAVVKAMLEQVRVAQHDHWQQTSRPAALLWHRVIHEKIVSTGADNG, encoded by the coding sequence ATGAAACGGTTGGCCAAGCTTGAAACCCTGATTGCCCGGAATCAGGAGTGTTTTTCCAAAATCGGCAAGGCCTTGAAAGAAATTCGTGACAATCGTTTGTATAAGCAGGCTCTGTTTGAATCATTCGAAACATATACCAGGGCGCGATGGGATATGGGAAAATCCCATGCTTACCGCCTGATCAAATTTTATGAAGTCATCTATAATCTGTCCCCAATTGGGGACAGATTACCGGCCAACGAATCCCAGGCACGGCCTCTTACTCAACTGGATTCCATAGAACAGCGCCAACTTTGGAAGGAGATTATAGAAAGCGGCATGGAGTTAACCGCGCGTAACATCAAAAAATTTATCGACTCCCGAAAAACGGCATCGGTAACCAAACCGGATCTGACGGATCAAATTTCGAATGAATACATGGCTGTTGTAAAGGCAATGCTTGAACAGGTCCGTGTGGCACAGCATGATCATTGGCAGCAGACCTCTCGCCCGGCTGCATTGTTGTGGCATCGGGTCATACACGAAAAGATTGTATCAACGGGGGCAGATAATGGATGA
- a CDS encoding ATP-binding protein — protein sequence MKEDFISDKRRVSYLSATYNRIYRGQSVLIEGNFGAGKTRFLKLLRPKKLHAVWVESLFNIHETLASILKELNYEATATYRRTPQYLKTICNLSNCFIIIDEANDLDSRVWPYLKRIIDAGVPIVFAGLPKVRTHLSRNHPDILSRLKTLILYPIEVEDFIEKYKDIQQEAVEQIYMAVKGDMRKFKEICTDCQDRAKELNHNFVDINLALEFISDLPPQ from the coding sequence ATGAAAGAGGATTTTATCAGTGATAAACGAAGAGTCTCATACCTGTCTGCCACTTATAATAGGATATACAGGGGCCAAAGCGTACTCATTGAAGGAAATTTTGGCGCAGGAAAAACTCGGTTTTTAAAACTGCTGCGGCCTAAAAAGCTCCATGCCGTATGGGTCGAGTCTCTGTTCAACATCCATGAAACCCTGGCATCCATACTCAAGGAATTGAATTATGAGGCCACCGCCACCTACCGCCGGACTCCCCAGTACCTGAAAACGATCTGCAACCTATCCAATTGTTTTATCATCATAGATGAAGCCAATGATCTGGACTCCCGGGTCTGGCCATATCTCAAACGAATTATTGATGCCGGTGTTCCCATCGTATTTGCAGGGCTCCCAAAGGTCAGAACCCATCTGAGCCGGAATCATCCCGATATACTCAGCCGGCTCAAAACTCTGATTTTATACCCCATAGAGGTCGAAGACTTCATCGAAAAATACAAAGATATCCAGCAGGAAGCCGTTGAACAAATTTATATGGCCGTCAAAGGCGACATGAGAAAATTTAAAGAAATATGTACAGACTGCCAGGACAGGGCAAAGGAGTTGAATCACAACTTTGTTGATATCAACCTTGCTCTGGAATTTATATCCGATCTCCCTCCCCAGTAA